The following proteins come from a genomic window of Streptomyces liliiviolaceus:
- a CDS encoding SCO3242 family prenyltransferase, which yields MRAWVELLRLPALFTVPGDALAGAAAAGVRPNPRTLLAIGSSLCLYEAGMALNDWADRAEDAVDRPHRPLPSGRVKPAAALAAAGGLTLAGLALASRAGRRPLAVASALAATVWSYDLVLKRTPAGPLAMAAARGLDLLLGGVASGGDTRKAVPSALTLATHTLAVTTVSRHETQGGSPWAPLTALATTTALTWSLTRADRAGGDLSHDDRTGGDLSRADRTGGHLAYDSYDARARDDLTSVTQANGRPPEHGPTAPSLWHPPPRPRRVTLDIATLSGALTTLYAVTSARPLLHAALNPSPPLTQRAVGGGIRAMIPLQAALAARSGAPVMALLTAALAPAARRFSRKVSVT from the coding sequence CTGCGCGCCTGGGTGGAACTCCTGCGCCTGCCCGCCCTGTTCACGGTCCCCGGCGACGCACTCGCGGGCGCCGCCGCCGCAGGGGTCCGCCCGAACCCCCGAACCCTGCTCGCCATCGGTTCCTCCCTCTGCCTGTACGAGGCCGGTATGGCCCTCAACGACTGGGCCGACCGCGCCGAGGACGCCGTCGACCGCCCGCACCGCCCGCTGCCCTCCGGCCGGGTGAAGCCGGCCGCCGCCCTCGCGGCAGCCGGGGGCCTGACCCTGGCGGGCCTGGCTCTCGCGTCCCGCGCGGGACGCCGCCCGCTCGCGGTCGCCAGCGCCCTGGCGGCCACGGTCTGGTCGTACGACCTGGTCCTCAAGCGCACACCCGCCGGCCCCCTGGCGATGGCCGCGGCCCGGGGCCTGGACCTCCTCCTCGGCGGAGTGGCCTCGGGCGGCGACACCCGCAAGGCGGTGCCGTCCGCCCTGACCCTGGCCACACACACCCTGGCCGTCACCACGGTCTCCCGCCACGAGACCCAGGGCGGCTCCCCCTGGGCCCCGCTCACCGCCCTGGCCACGACGACAGCCCTGACCTGGTCCCTGACCCGCGCCGACCGAGCGGGCGGCGACCTGTCACACGACGACCGGACGGGCGGCGACCTGTCACGCGCTGACCGGACGGGTGGGCACCTGGCGTACGACTCGTACGACGCCCGGGCGCGCGACGACCTGACGAGCGTCACCCAGGCGAACGGCCGACCACCGGAGCACGGGCCGACCGCTCCCAGCCTCTGGCACCCCCCTCCCCGCCCCAGGCGAGTGACCCTGGACATCGCCACCCTGAGCGGCGCACTCACCACCCTCTACGCCGTGACCTCCGCCCGCCCCCTCCTCCACGCGGCCCTCAACCCGTCACCCCCACTGACACAGAGAGCCGTCGGCGGCGGAATCCGAGCCATGATCCCGCTCCAGGCGGCCCTCGCCGCCCGCTCCGGAGCCCCCGTCATGGCCCTGCTGACAGCGGCCCTCGCCCCGGCCGCCCGCAGGTTCAGCCGAAAGGTGAGCGTGACATGA
- a CDS encoding TatD family hydrolase, with protein MRIFDPHIHMTSRTTDDYEAMHDAGVRAVVEPAFWLGQPRTSPASFFDYFDALLGWEPFRAAQYGIAHHCTIALNPKEANDPRCVPVLDELPRYLVKDHVVAVGEIGYDSMTPAEDTALAAQLQLAAEYALPALVHTPHRDKLAGLRRTLDVVRESALPADHVLIDHLNETTVKEAKDGGCWLGFSVYPDTKMDEERMVAVLQEYGPEKVLVNSAADWGKSDPLKTRKVADALLKAGFTEHDVDQVLWRNPVAFYGLSGRLDLDLADTDATHEGNSILRGVPKTTPETETGTGAGAETGAGPATVTTEA; from the coding sequence ATGCGCATCTTCGACCCCCACATCCACATGACGTCACGGACCACCGACGACTACGAGGCCATGCACGACGCCGGCGTCCGTGCCGTCGTCGAACCCGCCTTCTGGCTGGGGCAGCCACGCACCTCACCCGCCTCCTTCTTCGACTACTTCGACGCCCTCCTCGGCTGGGAGCCCTTCCGGGCGGCCCAGTACGGCATCGCCCACCACTGCACGATCGCCCTGAACCCCAAGGAGGCCAACGACCCGCGCTGCGTGCCCGTCCTCGACGAACTGCCCCGGTATCTCGTCAAGGACCACGTGGTGGCCGTCGGCGAGATCGGGTACGACTCGATGACGCCCGCCGAGGACACCGCGCTGGCCGCACAGCTCCAGCTCGCCGCCGAGTACGCGCTGCCCGCGCTGGTCCACACGCCCCACCGCGACAAGCTCGCGGGACTGCGCCGCACCCTCGACGTGGTTCGGGAGTCCGCACTGCCCGCGGACCACGTCCTGATCGACCACCTCAACGAGACGACGGTCAAGGAGGCCAAGGACGGCGGCTGCTGGCTCGGCTTCTCCGTCTATCCGGACACCAAGATGGACGAGGAACGGATGGTCGCGGTCCTCCAGGAGTACGGACCGGAGAAGGTGCTGGTCAACTCCGCGGCCGACTGGGGCAAGAGCGATCCGCTGAAGACCCGCAAGGTCGCCGACGCCCTGCTGAAGGCCGGGTTCACCGAGCACGACGTCGACCAGGTGCTGTGGCGCAACCCCGTCGCCTTCTACGGCCTCAGCGGGCGCCTCGACCTCGACCTCGCCGACACGGACGCCACCCACGAGGGCAACTCCATCCTCCGAGGAGTCCCGAAAACCACTCCGGAAACCGAGACCGGGACCGGGGCCGGGGCCGAGACCGGGGCCGGGCCCGCGACCGTGACCACGGAGGCGTGA
- a CDS encoding ThuA domain-containing protein — MRATGRTVTAVAGAALLIGCVSGPAASKGPNGQDGPKGHPDRERVLVFSETAGFRHDSIPEGIAAVKALGADHGFAVDATEDSRAFSARNLARYDAVVFLSTTGDVLTDGQQKAFERYIGQGGGYVGIHAAADTEYDWEFYGGLAGAYFQSHPAIQPARVEVEDRAHPATSHLGESWNRTDEWYNYRSNPRDRAHVLASLDESSYTGGTMSGDHPIAWCQEYRGGRSFYTGSGHTKESYADPAFRQHLLGGIRWAVGDTQADCRPEKGYTPLFDGSAESLAAWKQAGPGSFSLSDDGTLTSSGGLGMLWYGASEFTSYSLKLDWRMASASGDDNSGVFVGFPASDDPWSAVDNGYEIQIDATDAPDRTTGAVYSFQSADIKKRDRALNPPGEWNTYEIRVEGERLRVWLNGVKINDYTNTDPARSLRDGHVGIQNHGAEDRVSFRDVRIKQLPVRSARTAAHGD, encoded by the coding sequence ATGCGAGCAACTGGCCGTACCGTGACCGCGGTGGCCGGCGCCGCCCTGCTCATCGGGTGTGTGTCGGGGCCGGCGGCGTCGAAGGGGCCGAACGGCCAGGACGGGCCGAAGGGGCACCCGGACCGGGAGCGGGTCCTGGTGTTCTCCGAGACCGCCGGGTTCCGGCACGACTCCATCCCCGAGGGCATCGCCGCGGTGAAGGCACTCGGAGCCGACCACGGCTTCGCGGTCGACGCCACCGAGGACTCGCGCGCCTTCTCCGCGCGGAACCTCGCCCGGTACGACGCCGTGGTGTTCCTCTCCACGACCGGTGACGTCCTCACCGACGGGCAGCAGAAGGCGTTCGAGCGGTACATCGGGCAGGGCGGCGGTTACGTGGGCATCCACGCCGCCGCCGACACCGAGTACGACTGGGAGTTCTACGGCGGCCTCGCCGGCGCCTACTTCCAGTCGCACCCGGCGATCCAGCCCGCCCGCGTCGAGGTCGAGGACCGGGCTCACCCGGCCACCTCGCACCTCGGGGAGTCCTGGAACCGCACGGACGAGTGGTACAACTACCGCTCCAACCCGCGCGACCGGGCCCATGTACTGGCCTCGCTCGACGAGTCGTCGTACACCGGCGGCACGATGAGCGGCGACCATCCGATCGCCTGGTGCCAGGAGTACCGGGGCGGCCGTTCCTTCTACACGGGCAGCGGCCACACCAAGGAGTCGTACGCCGATCCCGCCTTCCGGCAGCATCTGCTGGGCGGCATCCGCTGGGCCGTCGGCGACACCCAGGCCGACTGCCGTCCGGAGAAGGGCTACACGCCGCTCTTCGACGGGAGTGCCGAGTCACTGGCCGCCTGGAAGCAGGCGGGACCGGGTTCGTTCTCGCTCTCGGACGACGGGACACTCACGTCGTCCGGCGGCCTGGGCATGCTCTGGTACGGCGCCTCCGAGTTCACCTCGTACTCGCTGAAACTCGACTGGAGAATGGCGAGTGCCTCCGGCGACGACAACTCCGGTGTCTTCGTGGGCTTCCCGGCCTCCGACGACCCGTGGTCGGCCGTCGACAACGGGTACGAGATCCAGATCGACGCGACCGACGCCCCCGACCGCACCACCGGGGCCGTGTACAGCTTCCAGTCCGCCGACATCAAGAAGCGCGACCGTGCGCTGAACCCGCCGGGGGAGTGGAACACGTACGAGATCCGCGTGGAGGGCGAACGACTCCGCGTCTGGCTCAACGGCGTGAAGATCAACGACTACACCAACACCGATCCGGCGCGGAGCCTGCGGGACGGTCACGTCGGCATCCAGAACCACGGTGCCGAGGACCGGGTGTCGTTCCGCGACGTCCGGATCAAACAGCTGCCGGTGCGATCGGCGCGAACCGCCGCGCACGGCGATTGA
- a CDS encoding inositol-3-phosphate synthase, whose product MSAEPSVSPSRVGVWLIGARGSVATTAVAGCAAVTAGLHPPTGMVTETGAFHEAGLPSLPSLVFGGHDVVDCPLPKRAESLAAGGVLPHDLPSAVAAELAAADREIRIGGPLPGDTRTEDELIEALAQDIRDFAHRGGLARTVVVNVSSTEPVPEGDTLPASSLYAAAALRAGCPYVNFTPSAGLHHPRLAPAAASSGLPYAGRDGKTGQTLLRSVLGPMFAQRALAVRAWSGTNLLGGGDGAALADPAAAAAKNAGKERALADTLGSVPEGETHIDDVPSLGDWKTAWDHIAFDGFLGTRMVLQTTWQGCDSSLAAPLILDLARLVARAHELGVSGPLAELGFYFKDPVGEGPAALGEQYAHLIGFAERLRGLALPPGPGVAVADHATPDGMAPQGAPQGTSGEPR is encoded by the coding sequence ATGTCCGCCGAACCGTCTGTTTCCCCTTCTCGGGTCGGAGTGTGGCTGATCGGAGCGCGAGGCTCCGTCGCCACGACCGCTGTCGCGGGCTGCGCGGCCGTCACGGCCGGGCTCCATCCACCGACCGGCATGGTCACCGAGACCGGCGCCTTCCACGAGGCGGGCCTGCCCTCCCTGCCCTCGCTCGTCTTCGGCGGCCACGACGTCGTCGACTGCCCCCTCCCGAAACGCGCCGAGTCCCTCGCCGCGGGGGGTGTCCTGCCCCACGACCTTCCCTCCGCCGTCGCCGCCGAACTGGCCGCCGCCGACCGGGAGATCAGGATCGGCGGCCCGCTCCCCGGCGACACACGGACCGAGGACGAACTGATCGAGGCCCTCGCCCAGGACATCCGCGACTTCGCCCACCGCGGCGGACTCGCCAGAACCGTCGTCGTGAACGTGTCCTCCACGGAACCCGTCCCCGAGGGCGACACCCTCCCCGCCAGCTCCCTGTACGCCGCCGCCGCACTGCGGGCCGGCTGCCCGTACGTCAACTTCACCCCGTCCGCCGGCCTGCACCACCCGCGCCTCGCACCGGCGGCGGCCTCGTCGGGACTGCCGTACGCCGGTCGCGACGGCAAGACGGGCCAGACCCTGCTGCGGTCCGTCCTCGGCCCGATGTTCGCGCAGCGCGCCCTGGCCGTCCGCGCCTGGTCCGGTACGAACCTGCTGGGCGGCGGCGACGGCGCGGCCCTCGCCGACCCGGCCGCCGCGGCCGCCAAGAACGCCGGCAAGGAACGCGCCCTCGCCGACACCCTCGGCTCGGTCCCCGAGGGCGAGACCCACATCGACGACGTACCGTCCCTCGGCGACTGGAAGACCGCCTGGGACCACATCGCCTTCGACGGCTTCCTCGGCACCCGGATGGTCCTCCAGACGACCTGGCAGGGCTGCGACTCCTCCCTCGCCGCCCCGCTGATCCTGGACCTGGCCCGCCTGGTCGCCCGCGCCCACGAACTGGGCGTCTCGGGCCCGCTCGCCGAACTCGGCTTCTACTTCAAGGACCCGGTGGGAGAGGGCCCTGCGGCCCTGGGCGAGCAGTACGCCCACCTGATCGGATTCGCCGAACGCCTGCGCGGCCTCGCGCTACCGCCGGGGCCGGGGGTGGCCGTGGCGGACCATGCGACCCCGGACGGCATGGCCCCGCAAGGGGCCCCGCAAGGGACATCGGGGGAGCCCCGATGA
- a CDS encoding nucleotide pyrophosphatase/phosphodiesterase family protein — protein sequence MDVVGLTPRLLDHMPHLKSLAQAGSRAHLGTVLPAVTCAAQSTFLTGTHPSEHGIVGNGWYFRDLGDVLLWRQHNGLVSGDKIWDAARRVHPDYTVANICWWYAMGADTDITITPRPVYYADGRKEPDCYTRPPALHDELTEKFGTFPLFHFWGPGADLVSSQWIIDATRHVIATRRPDLTLCYLPHLDYDLQRFGPDDPRSLKAAADLDTAMAPLLDDARAEGRTVVALSEYGITRADRPVDINRALRRAGLLEVHTQDGMEYLDPMTSRAFAVADHQIAHVYVRRPEDMEAVKAALADLPGVEQLLDDEGKKTHHLDHPRSGELVAVAEPDAWFTYYYWLDDARAPDFAQLVEIHRKPGYDPVELFMDPLDPYVKVKAAGALARKKLGMRYRMAVVPLDPSPIRGSHGRLPLSDDEGPLIICSTPRAVGDRVAATDVKSLLLDLAGLG from the coding sequence CTGGACGTCGTCGGCCTCACCCCCCGGCTCCTCGATCACATGCCCCACCTCAAGTCCCTGGCTCAGGCCGGCTCCAGGGCCCACCTCGGGACCGTCCTGCCCGCCGTCACCTGCGCCGCCCAGTCCACGTTCCTGACCGGCACCCACCCCTCCGAGCACGGCATCGTCGGCAACGGCTGGTACTTCCGCGACCTCGGCGACGTCCTGCTGTGGCGCCAGCACAACGGCCTGGTGTCCGGGGACAAGATCTGGGACGCCGCCCGGCGCGTCCACCCCGACTACACGGTCGCCAACATCTGCTGGTGGTACGCCATGGGCGCCGACACCGACATCACCATCACCCCCCGTCCGGTCTACTACGCCGACGGCCGCAAGGAACCCGACTGCTACACCCGGCCCCCGGCCCTGCACGACGAACTCACCGAGAAATTCGGCACGTTCCCGCTCTTCCACTTCTGGGGCCCCGGCGCCGACCTCGTCTCCAGCCAGTGGATCATCGACGCCACCCGTCACGTCATCGCCACCCGCCGGCCGGACCTGACCCTCTGCTACCTCCCTCATCTCGACTACGACCTGCAGCGCTTCGGCCCAGACGACCCGCGCTCCCTGAAAGCGGCCGCCGACCTGGACACGGCCATGGCCCCGCTGCTCGACGACGCCCGCGCGGAAGGCCGTACCGTCGTCGCCCTGTCCGAGTACGGCATCACCCGCGCGGACCGCCCCGTCGACATCAACCGCGCACTGCGCCGCGCCGGACTGCTTGAGGTGCACACCCAGGACGGCATGGAGTACCTCGACCCGATGACCTCACGGGCCTTCGCCGTCGCCGACCACCAGATCGCCCATGTCTACGTGCGCCGTCCCGAGGACATGGAAGCCGTCAAGGCTGCGCTCGCCGACCTGCCCGGCGTCGAGCAACTCCTCGACGACGAGGGCAAGAAGACCCATCACCTCGACCATCCCCGCTCCGGCGAGCTGGTCGCCGTCGCGGAGCCGGACGCCTGGTTCACGTACTACTACTGGCTCGACGACGCCCGCGCGCCCGACTTCGCGCAGCTCGTCGAGATCCATCGCAAACCCGGCTACGACCCGGTCGAGCTCTTCATGGATCCGCTCGACCCGTACGTCAAGGTCAAGGCCGCGGGCGCGCTGGCCCGCAAGAAGCTCGGCATGCGCTACCGCATGGCGGTCGTGCCCCTCGATCCCTCACCTATTCGAGGCAGCCACGGCCGCCTCCCCCTGAGCGACGACGAAGGTCCGCTCATCATCTGCTCCACCCCCCGCGCTGTCGGCGACCGCGTCGCGGCCACCGATGTGAAATCCCTGCTGCTCGACCTGGCCGGCCTCGGGTGA
- a CDS encoding EboA domain-containing protein has protein sequence MNDLHDAPGAADTTLPAKAPPALTTLHARLNSLLGGAARAWLDRALDEAAAHPGTHGPVSVWELRIAEAGRRCGPEYAEAARVLLLYAARADAPTLARVYRQGTADERRAVLEALPHLVTGPEALPVVEDALRTNDTRLVAAAVGPYAARHLDAHNWRHAVLKCLFTGVPVDAVADLPDRARGDAELARMLGDYAAERTAADRPVPHDLHRVLALTGHPATPTGTDAPGDPTSPDGVHGTEGKES, from the coding sequence GTGAACGACCTCCACGACGCCCCCGGCGCCGCCGACACCACCCTCCCGGCGAAGGCCCCGCCCGCCCTCACCACGCTGCACGCCCGCCTGAACTCCCTCCTCGGCGGCGCCGCCCGGGCCTGGCTCGACCGGGCCCTCGACGAGGCGGCCGCCCATCCGGGCACCCATGGCCCCGTCTCCGTGTGGGAGCTGAGGATCGCCGAGGCGGGCCGACGCTGCGGACCCGAGTACGCGGAAGCGGCCCGCGTGCTGCTCCTGTACGCGGCCCGGGCCGACGCCCCCACCCTCGCCCGCGTCTACCGCCAGGGCACCGCCGACGAACGCCGGGCCGTCCTGGAGGCCCTGCCCCACCTCGTGACCGGACCCGAGGCCCTGCCGGTCGTCGAGGACGCCCTGCGCACCAATGACACCCGGCTGGTGGCCGCGGCCGTCGGCCCCTACGCCGCCCGGCACCTGGACGCCCACAACTGGCGGCACGCCGTCCTGAAGTGCCTGTTCACCGGCGTGCCCGTGGACGCCGTGGCCGACCTTCCCGACCGGGCCCGCGGCGACGCCGAACTCGCCCGCATGCTCGGCGACTACGCCGCCGAACGCACCGCCGCCGACCGCCCCGTCCCCCACGATCTGCACCGCGTCCTGGCCCTCACCGGGCACCCGGCCACCCCCACCGGAACCGACGCGCCAGGGGATCCGACCTCCCCCGACGGCGTGCACGGCACCGAAGGCAAGGAGTCCTGA
- the eboE gene encoding metabolite traffic protein EboE, whose amino-acid sequence MRFRHPDGSTVHLAYCTNVHPAETLAGVRAQLRDHCEPVRKRLGRDRLGIGLWLAKDAARALVTDPSALRGLRTELDSRGLEVVTLNGFPYEGFGAEEVKYRVYKPDWADPERLDHTTALARLLAGLLPDDVTEGTISTLPLAWRTVYDDDRAALAHTALRTLAERLDALEELTGRSIRIGLEPEPGCTVETTADAIAPLAAIGRDRIGICVDTCHLATSFEDPHTALDRLAAAGVPVVKSQLSAALHAEHPHLPEVREALAAFDEPRFLHQTRTLTAAGLRGTDDLGEAIKQDALPDASPWRAHFHVPLHAAPAAPLTSTLPVLKDTLTRLVGGPQPLTRHLEVETYTWQALPPELRPRARAQLADGIAAELTLARDLVTDLGLKELP is encoded by the coding sequence ATGCGCTTCCGGCACCCCGACGGCTCCACCGTCCACCTCGCCTACTGCACCAACGTCCACCCCGCCGAAACCCTCGCCGGGGTCCGCGCCCAGCTCCGCGACCACTGCGAACCTGTGCGCAAGCGGCTCGGCCGCGACCGGCTCGGCATCGGCCTGTGGCTCGCCAAGGACGCCGCCCGCGCCCTCGTCACCGACCCGTCCGCCCTGCGCGGCCTGCGCACGGAACTCGACAGCCGGGGCCTCGAAGTCGTCACCCTCAACGGCTTCCCCTATGAGGGATTCGGCGCCGAGGAGGTCAAGTACCGTGTCTACAAGCCGGACTGGGCCGACCCCGAACGCCTCGACCACACGACGGCCCTCGCCCGCCTGCTCGCCGGACTCCTCCCCGACGACGTCACCGAGGGCACCATCTCCACCCTGCCGCTCGCCTGGCGCACCGTGTACGACGACGACCGCGCCGCCCTGGCCCACACCGCCCTGCGCACGCTCGCCGAACGCCTCGACGCGCTGGAGGAACTGACCGGCCGATCCATCCGCATCGGCCTGGAACCGGAACCGGGCTGCACCGTCGAGACCACGGCCGACGCCATCGCCCCGCTCGCGGCCATCGGCCGGGACCGCATCGGCATCTGCGTCGACACCTGCCACCTCGCCACCTCCTTCGAAGATCCGCACACCGCCCTGGACCGGCTGGCCGCCGCCGGCGTCCCCGTCGTCAAGTCCCAGCTGTCGGCCGCCCTGCACGCCGAACACCCCCACCTCCCCGAAGTCCGCGAGGCCCTCGCCGCCTTCGACGAACCCCGCTTCCTGCACCAGACCCGCACCCTCACCGCCGCCGGGCTCCGCGGCACCGACGACCTCGGCGAGGCCATCAAGCAGGACGCGCTGCCCGACGCCTCCCCATGGCGCGCCCACTTCCACGTGCCGCTGCACGCGGCTCCCGCCGCACCTCTCACCTCCACGCTGCCCGTACTCAAGGACACGCTGACCCGGCTGGTCGGCGGCCCGCAGCCGCTCACCCGTCACCTTGAGGTCGAGACCTACACCTGGCAGGCGCTCCCGCCGGAACTGCGCCCCCGCGCACGGGCCCAGCTCGCCGACGGCATCGCCGCCGAACTCACCCTCGCCCGCGACCTGGTGACGGACCTCGGCCTGAAGGAACTGCCGTGA
- a CDS encoding sugar phosphate isomerase/epimerase family protein, whose protein sequence is MTPAPTPPPSPDPAARPAPHPLRFSYGTNGLTDLRLDDALSLLADLGYDGVGLTLDHMHLDPFAPGLAARTQGIARRLDELGLGVTLETGARYVLDPRRKHGPSLLDPDPDQRARRVDLLVRAVRIAGDLGAHAVHCFSGVLPKEESGAIAEDTAWKRLAEALTPVLDVATDAGIPLAVEPEPGHLLATLDDFHRLRTTLGSPDALGLTLDIGHCQCLEPQSPADCVRAAGPWLKHVQIEDMRRGVHEHLPFGDGEIDFPPVLEALAAVGYQGLVSVELPRHSHAGPQFAQQSLPFLRNAASSSVPRGIPDHPRPAAEGVLEGRTS, encoded by the coding sequence ATGACCCCTGCGCCGACCCCTCCGCCGAGCCCCGACCCCGCTGCCCGGCCCGCCCCCCACCCCCTCCGCTTCTCCTACGGCACCAACGGTCTGACCGACCTGCGCCTGGACGACGCCCTCTCCCTTCTCGCCGACCTCGGCTACGACGGCGTGGGCCTGACTCTCGACCACATGCACCTCGACCCGTTCGCTCCCGGCCTCGCCGCCCGCACCCAGGGGATCGCCCGCAGACTGGACGAACTCGGCCTGGGCGTCACCCTGGAGACCGGCGCCCGCTATGTGCTCGACCCCAGGCGCAAGCACGGCCCGTCCCTGCTCGACCCCGACCCGGACCAGCGGGCCCGACGCGTCGACCTCCTCGTCCGTGCCGTCCGGATCGCCGGCGACCTCGGCGCCCACGCGGTGCACTGCTTCAGCGGCGTCCTCCCGAAGGAGGAGTCCGGCGCGATCGCCGAGGACACCGCCTGGAAGCGCCTTGCCGAAGCACTCACCCCCGTCCTCGACGTGGCCACCGACGCCGGAATCCCGCTGGCCGTCGAACCGGAACCCGGTCACCTCCTCGCCACCCTCGACGACTTCCACCGTCTGCGCACCACGCTCGGCAGTCCGGACGCCCTCGGACTCACCCTCGACATCGGCCACTGCCAGTGCCTCGAACCGCAGTCACCCGCCGACTGCGTACGCGCCGCCGGGCCCTGGCTGAAGCACGTCCAGATCGAGGACATGCGCCGCGGCGTCCACGAACACCTCCCGTTCGGCGACGGCGAGATCGACTTCCCGCCCGTACTCGAAGCCCTCGCCGCCGTGGGCTACCAGGGCCTGGTCTCCGTCGAACTGCCCCGCCACTCCCACGCCGGCCCTCAGTTCGCCCAGCAGTCCCTCCCGTTCCTCCGAAACGCGGCCTCGTCCTCCGTCCCCCGGGGCATCCCCGACCACCCCCGGCCGGCCGCCGAGGGCGTCCTCGAAGGGAGAACCTCGTGA